TTCCTCTTCCTGTTCGCCCTGATCGACTTCCTGCTGCTCGCTTCCGAGAAGCTCCTGATCCGGAGCGCCGCCCAGAGCGCGCGGGCGCGCGGCCTGAATTTCCGGACCGTCGTCGTCGCCGGGACGGGATCGCGCGCGGTCGCGATGGCGCAGTTCCTCGAGGCTCACCCGCACTGGGGATTCCGCGTTCTCGGGTATCTCGACGACGGCGGGGGAGGCGCGATCGCCCGCGACGGCCGCTGGCAGAAGCTGGGAGCGCTCGGAGATCTCGAGGCGATCCTCGCGCGCGAGGTCGTGGACGAGGTGATCTTCGCGATCGAGCGCGGAAAGCTCGAGGACTTCGAAGAAGCGATGCTCTCCGCGGAGCGGCACGGCGTGCGCTCGCACGTGGCGCTCGACCTCTTCCCGCACGTCATCGCCCGGCCGGTGCTCGAGGAGCTCGACGGCGTTCCGCTCCTGACGTTCACGACCGTTCCCACGAACCCGGTGCTGCTCGCGGGCAAGCGCGCGATCGACCTCGTCCTCTCGGTCGCGCTCGTCGGGGTGACGCTGCCCGTGCAGCTCCTCGCGGCCGCCGCGATCAAGCTCACGTCGCGCGGCCCCGTGCTCTTCCGCCAGACCCGGTCCGGGCTGAACGGGCGGCCGTTCACTCTCCTGAAGTTCCGGACGATGATCGCCGGCGCGGAGGAACGTCTCTCCGAGGTCAGCCACCTGAACGAGATGTCCGGCCCCGTGTTCAAGAGCGCGCGGGATCCGCGCCTGACGCCCGCCGGAAAGGTGCTGCGCCGGTTCTCGATCGACGAGCTGCCCCAGCTCTGGAACGTCCTGAAGGGCGACATGAGCCTCGTCGGGCCGAGGCCGCCGCTTCCCGAGGAAGTCGCGCACTACGAGCCGTGGCAGCGGCGCCGCCTATCGATGAAGCCCGGTCTGACCTGCCTGTGGCAGATCTCGGG
This DNA window, taken from Thermoanaerobaculia bacterium, encodes the following:
- a CDS encoding sugar transferase, with amino-acid sequence FLFLFALIDFLLLASEKLLIRSAAQSARARGLNFRTVVVAGTGSRAVAMAQFLEAHPHWGFRVLGYLDDGGGGAIARDGRWQKLGALGDLEAILAREVVDEVIFAIERGKLEDFEEAMLSAERHGVRSHVALDLFPHVIARPVLEELDGVPLLTFTTVPTNPVLLAGKRAIDLVLSVALVGVTLPVQLLAAAAIKLTSRGPVLFRQTRSGLNGRPFTLLKFRTMIAGAEERLSEVSHLNEMSGPVFKSARDPRLTPAGKVLRRFSIDELPQLWNVLKGDMSLVGPRPPLPEEVAHYEPWQRRRLSMKPGLTCLWQISGRNEIPDFDRWMALDLKYIDTWTPFLDLKILMLTVPIVLTGRGAR